The genomic segment TACTTATTCTAGATGTGAATATgttaccttttttttgtaatttttcaatcgACTATTTTCGGAATTCATTTcgaaaatttattataatttaaaacattttatatatgaatataatggactaaaaacaagtaaaagccattttaaaccaaacatttttaacaacaataaatttttagttttaaatcgAGCAACTCGTATAAATGTTGTACTAACAACCCAATAATTCTTAAGAGCTGTTAATAAGGCttggttaaaaattaagattgcTCTTAATTTACGATATTTCACAGATTAGTTAAGTGTTTAAAGATTCTTGGGCAATCGGTGCAGATCGTCGGCGTGAAACACGAATTTGCAGTTCTCGTTCACCACCACGGCCACAAACTTGTAGTCTCTTTGAACCCCTTGAAATGCCAAGGTGCGGATTTTTTGCATGAACTCCGTCTGCAAGTTCTCCAGCTTCTTGTGCTGCAACTTCAAAAGTCGCACCTTGTTCAACTCGATTACCCGATGATGCGATTTTTCCTTTCTCGAGGACGGCTGGATTACTGAGGGTCAGGAGAcagattaaatttttcaaattgggAATTGAGTCAGCAGCTACTCACCAGATTCTGTCGTTGACTTAGTCCACTTGACAGAGTCCTTGTCCACTTCAGGCTTACGTTCATGATCGCCCACTGTATTCTCGGAGGATAGAAGCAAGGGCACGGAGCACGCTCTGGTCGGTATGGAACTGGGTCTGCGGATGGTCGG from the Drosophila gunungcola strain Sukarami unplaced genomic scaffold, Dgunungcola_SK_2 000316F, whole genome shotgun sequence genome contains:
- the LOC128266086 gene encoding uncharacterized protein LOC128266086 → MSAPVCGNNASKLRSEEKVKKPVPIGPSWALTSTLGRAYLPAPTVNRSSEPTTLDTSPSRIPTIRRPSSIPTRACSVPLLLSSENTVGDHERKPEVDKDSVKWTKSTTESVIQPSSRKEKSHHRVIELNKVRLLKLQHKKLENLQTEFMQKIRTLAFQGVQRDYKFVAVVVNENCKFVFHADDLHRLPKNL